From Panicum hallii strain FIL2 chromosome 2, PHallii_v3.1, whole genome shotgun sequence, a single genomic window includes:
- the LOC112882668 gene encoding pollen-specific leucine-rich repeat extensin-like protein 3, translating into MSSACPSFTFSCSNISCSIWFCCGGGGGGSSKEPEQDSVKQYQAAHPQPMPPQPQVITVPDHLRPISEQQPPELPPTPPPAAAPAPQATTVHARPPPQTNPPHHVPSTETYYLPPPSTQQQSWPQTLLPPALPLRVPAPPKVHDPWPPSTQIIPSEVQPTMMHKPAPQPAPVRSQAPPLQAPWPSRQPSKTYQALPPEQQHPAPPRLPFKTYQAALPPQALPPGPLVDSMPLVGYYPQEHPEYFDQET; encoded by the coding sequence ATGTCCTCTGCATGCCCAAGTTTCaccttttcttgcagcaacatCTCCTGCAGCATCTGGTTCTGCTgtggcggaggcggtggcggctccAGCAAGGAACCCGAACAAGACTCCGTGAAACAATACCAGGCGGCACATCCACAGCCGATGCCACCACAACCGCAGGTCATAACTGTACCTGATCACCTTAGACCCATTTCTGAACAACAGCCTCCGGAGCTTCCACCGACCCCGCCTCCTGCTGCAGCGCCGGCGCCACAAGCTACTACAGTGCATGCCCGTCCACCACCGCAGACCAATCCTCCTCACCATGTGCCATCCACTGAGACATACTATCTGCCACCACCGTCGACACAGCAGCAATCCTGGCCTCAAACTCTTCTGCCGCCAGCATTGCCTCTGAGAGTTCCAGCACCACCAAAGGTACATGATCCGTGGCCACCATCTACGCAGATAATCCCTTCTGAGGTGCAACCTACAATGATGCACAAGCCGGCACCGCAGCCGGCACCTGTGAGATCACAGGCACCACCCCTGCAGGCTCCATGGCCTTCTCGTCAGCCATCAAAGACGTATCAGGCGCTACCTCCCGAGCAGCAACACCCGGCGCCTCCTCGTCTGCCATTCAAGACTTACCAGGCTGCACTGCCACCGCAGGCGCTTCCACCTGGGCCTCTGGTTGATTCGATGCCCTTAGTGGGATATTACCCACAAGAACATCCGGAATACTTTGACCAAGAAACCTAA